Part of the Rhipicephalus sanguineus isolate Rsan-2018 chromosome 5, BIME_Rsan_1.4, whole genome shotgun sequence genome is shown below.
TAGATGGCGATAGCTACGAGGGGCAACCAGCCGTAGGAGTCCAGGAACTCTTGACCACGAGTAGCTTTCAAGTGGAAGGAAATGCCCAGGAGCGTAAGACTAGCAACAGATCCCGCCGAAGAGACAATGAGAAGCACTTTGCGTCCCAGTCGGTCGGCCAGCACAGTGGCGACGAACAGCACGACGACTTGGAGGGCGCCCACGATGATGGTGCAGTCGTCGGCGGAAATGGACGTTCCGGCGTCCTCGAATATGTCTTGCGCGTAGAAGAGGATGACGCAAACGGCGGAAGCCTGCTGCATGAACATTGGTAGAAGCGTGCAGAAGAAGGGCTTGTAGATGTACGGCATGGTTACGTCGCTCAGGGCGAAAGGCTGCATGTTAGCGAGGTTCGCGTCGAGGGCGCTCAGTTCCTCGGCAATCTTGGGACCCTGGTAGAAGTGCAGCGATGCAATGGCCGCCTGGCGGCGTCCCTTCTGAAGCAGCCAGCGCGGCGACTCATGCACACAGAAGAGCGCCAGCGCCATGATAACGCTCGGTGCGAAGCAGAAGGCGGCCAGCCAGCGATAGGAGAGGTACTTGCCCAGGAAGAACGTAAGCAGAATTCCGACGCAGAGGATCGCGTTGGCGAGGGTGTTAAGAAGGCCACGTATGCTGGAGGGGCTGATTTCAGAGATGAAGACGGCGACGGTGAGTGCGGTAATGCCCATGGCGATGCCGGTCAGTACGCGACCCACGAACAGCAGCGCAGTGGACGGCGCGAACATAATGCACAGCCAGCCGGCCATGAACCACGCAGCGGCGGTGAAGAGCGAGCCCCGTCGTCCGATCAGGTTCACCAACTGACCTGCGTAGCCAGATAAAAGAACAAAGCGAATGTCAACAACTCTGTCGCTCTAAAGGAGTGCAAGAGAGCTGCACACGGAAATGTCATTTTCAGACTTGACGCAACAGTTCTTGAAAGGTTTATTGCACGATGACAATGTACCTGATGTGTATTAGCAAAAACCGCCGTATTATCATCCATGCGCGCTGATGGACGGATTAATGAAAGATCTACAACGCTCTCACACATATTACTTTTTAGCTCTGCATGTGCTGCTAGGTTAATACGCGTAAAATTTTGCGTAGACAAACATCTCGAATCACATTGGTACATCTAAACCTTTATGGGGCCTCATTAAGCAGTTTATTGTAAGGATAAACCTCGTGACTGTCATACCCGTTCATACATTGTGTATGTTCGATATTTTTTATGTTGTTCCTTTCCTTTTCTTGTAGCCACGTCCTAATAAATTATTTATTTTCACATTTATATGAGGAGAAATAACCGTGCATATTATAGATGATATAGATGATTATAGATTCTTTTCTATAATCGTCTCATCTAGAAATTTGAAAATGTACGTATATTGCGTTGCACCAGCGTATGCTGATGAGACCTGAATGGCCAGATGGTACTTGATCACCGTGAAGGTGTAGTCATAAATATGATTGTGGGCATTCGTAAGTGGAAGTGAACGCATAAATCTCCTCTTGATGGAACTATTTAAAATATTTGAATGAAAGCTGCCACAGCACAGAAAGAAAAGAGCACATTATTGTTAGTGCAGCAGCAGGCAGAATTTCCACTGAGGTTGTGTAGACCAGAAGGTGATGTGTTCGAATCAGCGTCGTCCACACACAGCGCACTAGAAAAAAAACATTAGAAGAAGACGTTTTACTCAATTACGATCAGAAAGCGCTGTTACAGGAGTGTAGCGTTCCTGCGCATGCCACAAACCGAGATACATTTTGTTCTTCTCCTTCTGCGTGCCTGTTCCACACGTTTCATTAACCTGTCAGAAGAGCACGCTATTCAAGGGCTTGGAAGGTTAAAAAAATGCGAAAAGTTGCTAGTGAACTCCATTACCGAGGCCACCGGACTATACATGACCTCAAGGACCCGATTACCAAGAAATTTTTATCGGCGGGGAGGGGGCTTTATGTGtgctcgtgtgtgcgtttgtatgtgtgcatgcaaaATTTCAAAATTTCGGGCGAGGAGGCGGGAGAGGAAGCGAATACAGCCACACCCCTGGCTACGACAATGCTACGGACATATAATGCTGAAAGCAAagatcctttgtaaaagtattcATTTAAACTACTTTTCAGACTTCCAAAATAATAATGGCAGTGAGAAGTCCGGCGGTTAGCAAACATATTCTAAGCTAGTGAAGGTAAGTCACACAATTCAAAGACCTTGTAGACGTATAAAACCAATGGTAAACAGCATTTAGAAAATGTATAAGCATTTAGTTCACTTAGGCCGTGTTAGGGCTCAGATGTACAAGTATGCAGTTCAGTCGCATATTATTTCGTTTAGTACTTTGGCGTGACAAAAACGATCGTCGTCGAGTTGAAAGGAATGCGAAAGGTTTGCTTTCACTATTGTATTCCCTTCCGCTTTTTCTAGGGTTCAGTGGCCACCATCGCCAGTTACTGCCCTGAAGGTTATCGGCAGTGCGTCGAAAATGTGCACACAAGTCTACGCCCTCTCGCTTTAAACCCGATTTCTTAGATTCTTCTTCGGCACTACATGCGAAAATaacagagagttgagctagttggtccgCATTGATGTTAAAAAACTGGccgtgcaaacatggacaaaaGAGAGAAGACATGCGGCGTTCGTTGCGTATTGACTTCTcttttttgtccgtgtttgcacgcccagtcttttaacatgaatactatCTGCAAGATCGGCACGTCAAAAGTGGTGCTGCGTTTAGATTGCGTTCGCACTATAGATGCAAAGTACTTAAGAAATCAGCAGTGCTTTTTCAGACAGATGCAGCGTGCTCATCACTTTTTGACCAGTCAATGGTATTCGTCATTATATCCTTAACCAACAATATAACAGAACAAGGATAGTTGTGTTTGCTGTATAAACAATGTAAAGCGAAGAGAACTTTGTTAATATTGGAGCCTTAAAAACATGTTGGTGCCTTAATGTTGTCGTTGTTAACAATGTCAATGACGAGTTCTGAGAGAACTATTTGTCCGCTTTACAGACCACGAGATTATGAAAACTCTACGCCAGCACCATAATTTAAAAGGCTttggctttctttatttttgatatTTCCGCAAGGTCAACGACTCACACCCGTACGTTACCACGGGAAAGATCATGGCGTTTACAAAACGACTTCTGGTTTCAAGGCTGACATCTTTGTCTTGCACAATGAACTTAATTACCGAACTACTACTCAGCAAGATTTTACGACGTAACGTAACAGAACCTTATGCAACACTGGAAACAGAGGCGGGGGCTTGTAATTCTTACTATCTGATGTTCCCTAACGGCACAACAATCGGCATGTGAACACTCCATTTCCACTGCAGTTAGCTTCCCTGACGGGAAGTTATCAGCACTTTCGCCCCGGCGATGTGGTAGTGTGAGAATTGATAACGTCGAAGTCAAGGTTCTGGTGCAACGAGCCGTTTAAATCACTGCTACGCAGTAACACGTTGCAGGTTCCTTTAGCAAGAACTACGCGATTGTATCTGGGGCTACGCCTGCTTTTAGCAGTGGAATGTGTCCTGTTTCTCTTTCGCAAGATATTGCATTGTTTCTCCTACAGCTAACTGTCATTTGTTTACAATGTGCAGATAAGCAGCAGTGGAACATATTGCGAGGGTTGGCCTGAGAAATGGAAGGCGTGGCCGTTTGTGATGTGAGATAAATAACCTCGATTACAGGCTTCATCTCGCATTTAGACGTATCTGTCGAATTACGATTCGCATCCAATGCACGGGATAACAAAGCAAGCAGGAATTATCCGTAAATGTATCACCTGCAGTGATTCGAAGTCGTCAAGGTTAGTGTCAGCATTGTGTTGATATTatataacattaaaaaaaatgtttggctTAGGTTGCTGCTTGACACCACCATGCTTTAACAGCGATGTTAGACGCGCGCAGGATTAACAAGAGACCTACTCGTCAGATACAGTCACAAAACAGGGCAAGCATTCAGGGCTCTGCTATTGATACAAAGTGCAGTATTTATGACTTGAGGGTTGCCGTTAACAGGGTGTCTACAGTAACTTGCTGTCAAAGTGCGTAACAAAATTTTCTACCGCAACTTTATTTGGAAATGACCTTGTCATGGGGTCTGCCAAGGTGGTGTAGcgtttacggtgctcggttgccgccccgaaggccgcgggttcgatcccggccgcggcggtcgcatttcgatggataaTAAGTGTAGGGGTtgaaggtcccaaaaccacgatatgattatgagagacgccgtagtcgagggctctggaaatttcgaccacctagggttctttaacgtgcacctaaatcgaagtgcacggacctcaagcattctcgcctccattgcaaatgcggccgccgcggccgggattcgatccagtgaccttcgggtcagcagtcgagtaccataaccactagaccaccgtggcggatgcatttcaatggaggggaaatgctagaggcccgtgtactgtgcaatgtgagtgcacgttaaagaacaccacatggtcaaaatttccgatgccctccactacggcgtgcctcgtaatcatatcgtgggtttgacACGTAATACTCCAAATATAATTAATATTGACGTTATCATGCTCACGATCACTTATAGATTGCTCATAGGTATTTCTGGTTCATTTATTAGTACGAAGCGATTCAGCGTCAATGCCTTGACGATATTGCTTAAAAGTTTCGCGCTTTCCTTAAACGCCCCTTCAGAAAGTATTATACACATGTGAAACGTATTCAAGGGTCAGGAGGTCACAGCGTTCCACTCGATCTTTCCACTCAAAAAAGGTCAACAAAATTTTGTGCAAGACTAACTCTTCCAtgaactcttttttttcccccgtgccatccgaTATTGGAACCGTTTTCCCAGAGAAATAATCGAGTGCCCTTCTGTTTCCGCTTTCATTGCCGCACTTCAGAGGACGAAATGATCGTGTCTTTATTCACCAGTGCTGTAGCAAGGTGTCACAAGAACGTCGCCCACATGTCTTGGTtatctttgctttcttttttttgttgtttttctcttcTAATAATGCAGAGTGCACTAAGATGTAAAACGCACTATACAGACAAttgtttctttttaacacgaaagtgttttatgccggggtccaccaagacttcagtgacgtatttccgtcactgaaatgacgtcgaaaaaatttacacgatcaggtggcaaagaaaaaatgttccgccaacgggcatcgaacccacgaccgctcggtccgcaacaacagatgccgggaacgctatccactgcgcacggtcacagactcgagaggctttacaaacgcgccttttatatctactactctcccggtcggcggggtggtgttgccctctgggagcggtaaagtaaaataattcgtcattactgtggccaccgcgaatagcacctgcaatgcgttacacatccgttccattcggcgcgttttcaatagaaggtcaattttgtcactgccttaacacaccgcgaggtggcgatcttagccgaaGCGTCCTAAAAGCGTcgtcctcgctcatagcatcacgctaatccaaaccaaaaatagctctgcaccgcgcgcctgcctcacctggctgtaacaccgcgttccccgctcacgcactcgccccgagaaaagtcgcggccgcgctaccggggcggcacgacgcgctttgcgtttccctctagtccggccgtggtgttcaatcgcattttaacatgctgcgggatggcgaccaagttctgcgtccaacatgcgacgctcttctggctatcacacctcgttctctgattacgctttcaccgttaactactacagctaccacaaggtttgtttaaccatttagcatggacgttagtcgtcgggatggaggtgtgccaccaatcatcaaagtgggtacatccacgttaaacggtgctatagctgccagacatcaatatacattgtgcaaactctcttatatcaatgtagagtaaacattcagttacttctgtaagggcacgttttactttcgtgttattccgattcctatgacggagggatcaaccatcttttttttagtCATTTCAAACGTGAAGTAGTGTGTTGTGTAAAAGCGTCAATACTTATATTTGTATACCAAATGTTTACCACTACAAATTGTATTATTGCATGAAGTGCTGTGTTCGACACACCAGCTGACTTTTTTCTGTCGTTTCGTTAGTAAGTGAGCTCTCTTTTGTTGTTCACGTGCATTGTACTCAAAATGTAACCAATCCACTCCTACTCAAGGCCTAGAAATTCAGGCCagcagtattcaataaataaataaataaataaataaataaataaataaataaataaataaataaataaataaataaataaataataaataaataataaataaataaataaataaataaataaaataacaggAATAGTGGTGGGAATATGTGGCGTCTTAAAATAAGGACAATTGATACTACAACCCGCACGAATAAAGCAATTTCCGATATTTAAGCCGTAACAGAAAGCCTGAGGGCGTGCGGTCCTTTCTTTCCACCTGCACCTGGAAATAAAAccagtttttttttacttcgcagTATCAATACAGTCGCTACCTACCGACTCTCAGAAGCAGCACATCTGAGgcagcgaatatatatatatatatatatatatatatatatatatatatatatatatatatatatagatatatatatatatagtagtgggaaaagaatcacgcggaccccgatggAATAAgggatgaagaaagaaactaagactttcgttggtttggcactgtatatcttcactaacgtttcgtctggtggaccagactttgtcaaagaccagactttgtcaaattttccgatatatatatatatatatatttatatttatatatatatatatatatatatatatatatatatatatatatatatatatatatatatatatatatatatatatatatcgttggCCATTTCACATTGCCCTATAATTTACAGGATGATTTTAAAATAGTTTAGAACGCGCTTAATAttatagtaaaagctcgttaatttggatttcacggAAGCTAACAAAAAAGGCCGATTTAACCGAATTTTAAATTATCtagagaaaacaataaacaaaattgTATTATGTCAATACACCTTCATCCTCTTGATGGGTACGTAAATCCTGTGCTTACTTTGCACAAGAGCGGTGTAAAAGCTGCAATTTTCACTACTcgcgactttgttcacaatgtggCCGCGGCTCAAGACCTCCCTGTCTTAACTAATCCGAAAAGTGCTAACCCAAAACGTCGTTACCATTGTTACTATACGGTTCGTGCTGATGACGACGGCGATGCAGACTGCGCCACCTTGGTTCGGTTGTCCGCGAACACCTTTTTCGTTACTTTGCGCCGCTCAATTGTGGCgcttggcgcgctccgagaatcgttcgaattaaccgggctgcgGCGAAGTATGACCgcattaacgagagtttgatgccactgAACAATGCATATGccggccgggaccagagaacaggtccgaattatccgattttccgaattaacgagctttcactatGCTGGCACAACTACCGATTGACACTCATgtctctcttccaagcacttccggtcgagcacttcttTCCGGTTTTACGAATATTCTGAAGAAGGCTTCTAAAAAGAGAAATTGATGGTTCTGATTCAAGTTAACAGTTATATGGAATACATTTGATATCGGCGCATAACATTAATTAAAATAAGGGTCAATTAACTATCAGGACCATTAATGAAATTTAATTGATTGAATTCATTGATATATTATGAACTGcttggatcgttgcggcacctggcggagtagATCTCAAGCACTCGcttctttttacgtggcctccgagatacgctttggcagcgcgcgaaacacaaggttaacaccagggcacacgaacaccGACGTGCGAGTACCACTACCAGACACcgaagtcaaggattagggtcacctccGGATTTTTTTCCTTTACTCAATTGTTATGATTGATGGACACACTGCGTAGGTGAGGGAACTCACCGCCGGCAAGTCCGCCGAACACGGCCCCCAATGTGACGAGAGAGCCGAACCATGCGCCGTCGGAGGACGAGAACTCGATGCTCTTGCGTATGTCCGGCAGCGCGGGCGAAGAGTAGGTGCACGCGAAGCCGAACGACATCGAGGCCATGTACGTCGTCGCCACGGTGAGGTAGAGCCGTCTCCTGGCGTCCTTCTCCGTGCCGGAGCATGCGGGCGGAAGCTCGACATCGGCTGTGTTGGGAActgcacatacaaaaaaaaaacctcctttTAATTTCCTTCACTGCAGGTTATTTTAAATTTCACCTGAGCGACCCACATGAATGCAGCCCGAGAAAATATACAGACATTCCTGGGCACTATAAATGGGTGGAAGGACTTACCAACCCCCGCATTCCAATCTCACGGGGCAAGAGGCAGTGTTCTTCCCGAAAGTTCAGAGCGGCACATTCCCTCACTATACCCTTTTGTACGCTATGTATCCCACAAGCTACCGAAACGACTGCACATTCTTTTCTGCAACGACTACATTCTACCAAATGGTATTTGAGTGCCGACGAAACCCATCAACACCACCTACGACTGGACCAAACGTCGAGCAGTGGGAGCTGACAAGCTCAAGCATTGAAGACGAGCGACGTCTGGTGAACAGGGCCGAGCTGACAGCTCAGGGCCACGGCATCATGGACTACGGACGCCGTCCACCTTGGACGACTCTGCCGTCGGTTCACTCTGCTGAATAAAGTTTATTGCTCCTCCTGCCTTGATTTTACGATTACATCTCCCCCGTTGGTTAGCACGTGCTATGCGAACAGAACATGCTGTGCCGCTTATGTCTATAGACGTTGTGTCTGGTAACGTCGAAGCCTTCTTCACTGACATAACCGAAAACATCAGATGGGAGACATACCTGTAACAGCTGTGAAAAGACATGCATGCCATTTGTGTACGCTCGTCCATTAGATCAAAACGAGACAAGAGATCGCAGAAACGTGTTTGCTTGAAGTAATCAACAGTGGTCAGACAAGGAATGTGAGCGGCGATCAAGTTTTGACAAAGGAAGTTGTATTTGTCAAGGCTGCAACGTGACTATGTATTTTTGCAGCTGCTGAGTAACGCCGGCTTCAAGGACGAAAGGGGATTTTTGGTGCTTGTTTTCGAGGGgctcctttctttgttagacacaaccaaatgaatcgaaaTGGGGGGCCCAGAAGGACTGGTATTCATCTGTTTTTTTCTCTCAACTACATGGTTTAGACCCATCGCGTGGTAGAGTGTGCGTTTACATGCCATATAACTGAAGCTTATTTTCAGAGATAAGTTTACTCTGTCCATAGACTAATTTGCATACATGCTggtacatgcatgcgtgcatgcgaGCAACCATTGTGCACCGTCTCCAACTCCCCTTGAGTAAATTTGGGCCGCCTTTGATTAAAGGGAGACATTAACCACTGACAGAGCGTTTGCAACCTTGTAAGTGTGCGCTTCCAGCCGATTGAAGCAAATGTACCCGTCgagtttttttatgttttataTAATGCGAACACCGGCGAGGGATGCCTATTAGCCGTTGGCAAGACGTCCTTTAAACCAAGGCGACAGATGATCCGCCGCGAGGTCACACGTGGTCTGCATGTTGCGAGGTCGCGATAAATCATTACGAGCACACAGATACAGTTCAAAGGGAGACCGCGTGTCACAGTGCACCCGAATAGATTATACGAGTCCCTGAAAGCGTAACGCGATGGTGCCAGTGCGTGCGATAACGCCAGACGCGAAGAGCAAGACGGCTACTGTATGCAGTATCGTTGCTAAAGCGACGATTTCTGACTTTGACATTGGACGAACGAGGACAGCCGTTCGTCGCGATAATGGCAGGACGAGGCAAGTGGCCCCACATATGCAGTAAGATCCTTTTACAGTAAGTGCTGAATTCATGCAATAAGGGGCAAAGAGTTGACTTCTAATGATATTGTCGTCAATGTCTCCAGCCATCTCTTTGCCTGTGTACCGTCTGCCCATGAAGCATAGTCAACTGGCTTTCTGTTGAACAACTCTTAGCTGTTAACGTAAGGAGGCTtagttttgagaaaaaaaaaaccacttcgACTGCGAAGTTTTATTTCCGGTAAGATTTCGTGGGTTGTACGTTTATCTTTTCCTACATTGAACGAAATGTCGACTTTGCCTACGTTGAAGCTTCGTTTCACCACTTGACCGAGCTTCGCAGATCCTATTTGCTTAATGGACATTTCCTTGCAGTCACCGGCATCTGATAGGTTCCTTGTCATCGTCATTGCTAGACTTGCTGAGCTAAAAAGGAGGCGGCGTTGCCGGGGTTCGTTTCCCTCATTACGACATATTTCTACCGTGAAAGTGTCTCAGAAACGCGTCCGTGTTTACAATGAAGTTTTATGCCATTTAACTATGACCTTCACACAAATGAAACAGTCGGTAAACCTCGCAACGTGGCTGCAGTTGGTAAAGGAGATTCTCCGCTTTGCAGATGAGTACTGTGGCAAAGCAACAAGACTTGGAATTGAAAGCTGGATTTGTTAGAACCCAAAGATTTGAGCAATTTCCAGCATTTAGGGGGGTCAAGAAGCACATTAGAATAAGATAACACTGTTCCTTCGTACTTGCTTCTTGTAGGATATCTCTGTTTCTCGGCCAGCACTGCCAAACTCTGTAATGTTGGCAAAACCAGGTGGCCTCCAGCCTACACGAACCACGGGATTTGGCAGCCACCGCCCTAATGCTCCGGATTTCAGCTGCTGATGATCTCCTCCTCGCATCTCAGATCTCTCATAACATCAAGCGTGGTATGGCTGAAGGGCATCGCCCGTCCCAGTTCGTCCCCAAGTGTCGCCCTGCCATTGTGTTCTCTAGCTGGCCACCATGCACTCGTGGCCTTCACAGAGTTTAAATCTGGGCATGAGCCCTCctttcctctgctctttcttcggaccgcgtgcgcgcgtgttcTGGCTGAAGCAACGTCAACTTGGAATGGTGCCCGCGCCTCGGTGTCTGGAGCGGCCGCTTCCACCGACGCCGTCGCGGGACTCCCGGGTGCTCCCCCGGTCGATTACGACACTGGAACGGCTCGCTATAAAGCGCGTGTGACGGCCGCACGTATTCCCTGCGTGTTATCGTCTGACTCTGGCGAGACAATCGTGTCGCCGAACCTTCGATGACGCACTGACTGGCGAGCGTGCGGTTTCATCGCTTCGGCTTACTCGTGAACGTGCACGTGCGTTGCTTACGAGTACGGCTCCTCACGTGCGGTAGGACGGACAATCGCGCTCGACAGTAATTCGTCACTGTGAAACTAGAGCGCGGAGACGTCAAAACAGGATGAAATATGATACACGTAAGCGCTCAGTGCCAAGTTTTTCTGATTGAACGATTGATtaagcgagtgagtgagtgagtgagtgagtgagtgagtgagtgagtgagtgagtgagtgagtgagtgagtgagtgagtgagtgagtgagtgagtgagtgagtgagtgagtgagtgagtgagtgagtgagtgagtgagtgagtgagtgagtgagtgagtgagtgagtgagtgagtgtcgcACTTCCTTAGGCTCCTGTGTAACAGTAGTTTCTCGATTGTTCTCGATTGTTCACTTCCTTGCTAATGAAGTAGAACATTCGAGCTGAGCTGTAACACCTGGTCGTGGTAAGTAAATTAAGAGGTAAAGAAGTTCTTGGTGCGCTCATAACTTGTGCTGACGTCCTAAAAAAATCTGTCTCCAGTCTCGgattaaaaaaaaggagaaagacagGTTACATAAAACAAAAGGCCAGAGGTAGGCCTCCCGATGTACGGATACTGAAGCGCTGTACTCACCACCAGTAGTTCAGGCTCACTTAAATCAGGAGGTAGTTCTTAAAAAGTATTGAGAAACGATGACGTGAGAACACATCAAAGACTTGCGTCGAGAGGAGCCCTGTGCTCATGAGAGCGGGAGAGAGATACGATGCACACTAGGAGAACAAAGCAAACACAGTAGATGCCTGTAGATGTGAGGAGACGATTGATCACATCCTATGCCACTGCCCATACTACCAGACTCAACGACGTGTTCTAGAAGCCAAAATATATCGCTTGATGCATGAATACTGCCAGAGAGAACAATTTCCTGGAACCTTGTCCCTACGGTTGTGCTACTTGGCCCACGGTTGTGCTACGAGAGCCCTGTTGTGCTACTTGAGGACCACCAGACTTGCCGGGCGTTTGTGAActaccagcgcgagttcgtgttgcaCTAATAGAGTGCACACTAAATGTTcacttcttctttctcttgttattttttattttatctaTTATTCTGCCTTTCCGCaacccacgtgtagggtagccaaccgaaccaaagcttggttaacctcacTGCCCTTTccccttcgtctctctctctctctctccacacccacacacacaaacacgcacacaaacgcgcgcacacacacacacacacaccacacacacacacacacgcacgcacgcacgcacacacacacacacacacacacacacacacacacacacacacacacacacacacacacacacacacacacacgcgcgcgaaatTTACGGATGAAAGTTTAGTTATACTTCAAGTGCTACGTTTACATTTGTATTAACAAGGAATTTTTACGAGTTAATTTATTTGCCTTAACGCCGCTTatcgcaaaacaaacaaacaaacaaacggacttAAGATTGAATGCGTTAGTGCCGAAGTTCTGAATCCCGCATTTGTTATTAAGCACGGGATTCTATGAACTGCCTTGCCCCACAGTTGCACGAGCGCCAAAACAATGGGTATTGTATTCATCTGCCGCGTGAGATGGGCGTGTAAGGCTGACTGTCCACACAGCGCGTTCTGCCTCTGAGGTCGGGGGCGTCAGTATTACGTACTGTTGACGTACAGCCTGGAGCTTGTTGACTTCGTGCCCCGTTTCATTTTCATTATGCTGCTGCTGTTACTATACACGTATACTGTCACATAGCCTGAAAACCTGAGGTCCCTTGCGCAAAGCTTTGAACAGATATGTCCGGATGACTGTTTTTATGTCCTTTATAAAATGTCTATGACCTGGACAGTGAATATAATTACGCACTAAATCACACGTTGCACTGCAATTAAATCGTACGCATAGTATCTAGCTCTGTAACATTTAATTAACGACTCCGCTGGAATGTTCACTACACAAGAACTCCAAGATATGCGTCATTTAGATGTGAACACATCTATTTCCAGTTGTAATTATTTCTCCTGGCCTACCGGCATTATAAGACACGTTTGTTGCTGCGTTACAGAACATAGtcattgcacacacacacacacaaaaaaaaagatatttgcaGGAGAGGCACCCTGCCCATGGGCAAGCTGTCAACGACAGTTTACCGTTACACCTGAGAGGCGGCAACGTAATAGACCTTATTTGACACACCGGAGATGAACTGCGTATGCAATGTTCtgcaataaaatatttttttttgtctcggcTGCACAGCAGCCagctgcacagctgcacacttgTATATCTGGCCCGACTGGCCGTGAACTTGTAACGCTTTGCGACATGGCGTTCTCACATAGAGACACAACTTACTTTTTCCATTTCTGTGCACTACTGGCAA
Proteins encoded:
- the LOC119394047 gene encoding facilitated trehalose transporter Tret1 isoform X4; this translates as MASMSFGFACTYSSPALPDIRKSIEFSSSDGAWFGSLVTLGAVFGGLAGGQLVNLIGRRGSLFTAAAWFMAGWLCIMFAPSTALLFVGRVLTGIAMGITALTVAVFISEISPSSIRGLLNTLANAILCVGILLTFFLGKYLSYRWLAAFCFAPSVIMALALFCVHESPRWLLQKGRRQAAIASLHFYQGPKIAEELSALDANLANMQPFALSDVTMPYIYKPFFCTLLPMFMQQASAVCVILFYAQDIFEDAGTSISADDCTIIVGALQVVVLFVATVLADRLGRKVLLIVSSAGSVASLTLLGISFHLKATRGQEFLDSYGWLPLVAIAIYFCSYAIGLGPLPWVLLGEMIPLRARGFATGFCTAFLFALAFLVTKCYDDLVKFMTAAGTYWMFAGLLAGSLILFVFIVPETKGKSLEEIELIFGKTDSSASLDTMDKDVEMNVK